One genomic window of Caldisericum sp. includes the following:
- a CDS encoding S-adenosylmethionine decarboxylase proenzyme, producing MRTEGKHIIMDASGCSPELLNDLDYLRSLLVEAAKKANATVLNVAFHHFTPQGVSGVVVISESHLSIHTWPEYGYAALDFYTCGDIDPKVACEYVAEHLNAQYVQTTEVSRGEEHEGKYLHKVRSVKTKVYGKELSLLP from the coding sequence ATGCGCACAGAAGGTAAACACATTATTATGGATGCTTCTGGCTGTAGCCCGGAGCTCCTGAATGATTTGGATTACCTGAGGTCGCTTCTTGTTGAGGCGGCAAAAAAGGCTAATGCAACAGTTTTGAACGTTGCATTTCACCACTTTACTCCTCAGGGAGTTAGTGGGGTGGTGGTAATTTCCGAGTCTCACCTCTCAATCCACACATGGCCAGAGTATGGCTATGCGGCTCTGGATTTTTACACCTGCGGAGACATTGACCCGAAGGTTGCTTGCGAGTACGTTGCAGAGCATCTCAATGCTCAGTACGTCCAGACAACCGAGGTCTCCCGTGGAGAGGAACACGAGGGAAAATACCTGCACAAAGTTCGTTCAGTAAAAACCAAGGTGTATGGAAAAGAACTATCTTTACTTCCATGA